A window of the Umboniibacter marinipuniceus genome harbors these coding sequences:
- a CDS encoding alanine/glycine:cation symporter family protein produces the protein MLETFVGLLQSLNAIVWGPLTIILILGTGFYLMLGLRLMPIRKLGYGFKQLFSGKKTGATGEISPFNALMTSLSATIGTGNIAGVATAIFVGGPGALFWMWCTALVGMATKYSEAVLAVTYREKDAEGKYVGGPMYYIRNGLGKKFLWLAFAFAFLGTFTGFGIGNTVQANSMAAALENSFGVEKWITAVVLASAVFVVLIGGLKRISEVAGKIVPFMAIAYLFAGLTVLILNASAIPAAFSTIIESAFTGHAAAGGFAGAGIMLALQQGVARGIFSNEAGLGSAAIAHAAAQTDEPVRQGVIAMLGTFIDTIIVCTITGLAIVVTGVWSGGDTGAVLTSQAFDHSLAFGGDIIALGLIVFAFTTILGWSYYGERCAQYLFGTRVIIPFRLLWIAALPCGVLLELDVVWLLADTLNAMMAFPNLIALLLLSPVVFKATQAYFNSLDRDSE, from the coding sequence ATGTTAGAGACTTTCGTTGGTCTACTCCAAAGCTTAAACGCAATTGTTTGGGGGCCGCTTACTATCATTCTCATTCTAGGCACCGGCTTTTACCTCATGCTGGGTCTTCGCTTAATGCCTATACGTAAGTTGGGTTATGGCTTCAAACAGCTGTTTTCGGGCAAGAAGACGGGTGCTACAGGTGAGATTTCCCCTTTCAATGCGCTGATGACGTCGCTTTCGGCCACCATTGGTACGGGTAACATTGCCGGCGTAGCCACGGCAATCTTTGTTGGTGGACCTGGGGCGCTCTTTTGGATGTGGTGCACAGCCTTGGTTGGTATGGCCACAAAGTATAGCGAAGCCGTACTAGCGGTGACCTATCGTGAGAAAGATGCTGAAGGTAAGTACGTTGGTGGACCAATGTATTACATTCGTAATGGCCTGGGTAAGAAGTTCCTTTGGCTGGCGTTTGCCTTTGCGTTCTTGGGGACTTTTACGGGTTTTGGAATTGGTAATACGGTGCAGGCTAATTCAATGGCCGCGGCGTTAGAGAATTCATTTGGCGTTGAGAAATGGATTACAGCGGTAGTGCTTGCTTCCGCGGTCTTCGTAGTACTAATTGGTGGCTTGAAGCGAATCTCAGAGGTGGCCGGTAAGATTGTCCCCTTCATGGCTATTGCCTACTTGTTCGCCGGCCTAACGGTTTTGATTCTAAACGCAAGTGCGATTCCTGCGGCATTCTCTACCATCATTGAATCAGCCTTTACGGGGCACGCTGCAGCAGGCGGTTTTGCTGGAGCTGGCATTATGCTGGCGCTGCAACAGGGTGTTGCTAGAGGTATCTTTTCTAATGAGGCAGGTCTAGGTAGTGCGGCGATCGCGCACGCCGCTGCGCAAACTGATGAACCTGTTCGTCAGGGTGTTATTGCGATGCTTGGTACTTTTATTGATACCATTATCGTTTGCACAATTACTGGCCTAGCTATTGTGGTAACAGGTGTATGGAGCGGTGGTGATACCGGTGCCGTGCTAACCTCCCAGGCGTTTGATCACTCGCTAGCATTTGGTGGTGATATTATTGCCTTAGGCTTAATCGTCTTTGCATTCACAACCATTCTTGGTTGGTCCTACTACGGTGAACGTTGTGCGCAATACTTGTTCGGTACCCGAGTAATCATTCCATTCCGACTGCTTTGGATTGCCGCACTACCGTGTGGCGTACTGTTGGAACTTGATGTTGTTTGGCTGTTAGCTGACACACTTAATGCAATGATGGCGTTTCCAAACTTAATTGCCTTGCTATTGCTATCGCCCGTAGTGTTTAAGGCAACTCAGGCATACTTTAATTCGCTGGATCGTGATAGCGAATAA
- the alr gene encoding alanine racemase, producing MIPRVVANIDLGALRRNLDLIASLAPNAQILGVVKADAYGHGIKQIVGSLARCDALAVARIEEAILLRDTGYAQPIVLLSGVLDLDELILAQTYQLDIVVHQAFQVQLLAGLSQGNTIRVWAKFDSGMHRLGFTTEFAAIVAELETFPIVSDVVTMTHFANADELDNQFSLAQLNRFDQATQNLNHPQSIANSAAVLRYPQSHRDWIRPGLLMYGVSPAKEIPFDGEPVMTLTSVVIAINKVAAGESVGYGQAWTADKDTRVAVIAIGYGDGYPRHAKQGTPILINGKRYPIVGRVSMDLTTIDIGNDEVKVGDEAEIWGKSLAVADVAENAETIAYELLLNLTSRVLIRYHDPAN from the coding sequence ATGATTCCACGCGTCGTTGCTAACATCGATCTAGGAGCCTTGAGAAGGAACCTTGATCTCATTGCCTCACTCGCCCCTAACGCTCAAATCTTGGGAGTGGTTAAGGCGGATGCCTATGGTCATGGAATAAAACAAATCGTTGGTAGTCTCGCGCGCTGTGACGCCTTAGCCGTTGCTCGTATCGAAGAAGCTATTCTGTTACGTGATACTGGCTACGCGCAACCTATTGTCTTGCTCAGTGGTGTACTTGATCTTGACGAGCTGATCCTCGCTCAGACTTATCAATTGGACATCGTAGTACACCAAGCTTTTCAAGTTCAACTCTTAGCCGGTTTAAGCCAAGGCAACACAATTCGGGTCTGGGCGAAGTTTGATAGCGGCATGCATCGACTTGGATTTACCACTGAGTTTGCCGCCATCGTTGCGGAACTCGAAACCTTTCCTATTGTTAGCGACGTGGTCACGATGACGCATTTCGCTAATGCGGACGAGCTCGACAACCAGTTCAGCCTAGCGCAACTTAATCGATTCGACCAAGCCACCCAAAACCTAAATCATCCTCAGAGTATTGCGAATAGCGCTGCGGTATTACGGTACCCTCAAAGTCATCGGGACTGGATAAGACCTGGCCTGCTGATGTACGGCGTTAGCCCGGCAAAAGAGATTCCCTTTGATGGTGAGCCCGTCATGACCTTAACAAGCGTAGTGATTGCTATCAACAAAGTGGCTGCGGGTGAGTCGGTGGGTTACGGGCAAGCTTGGACAGCCGATAAGGACACCCGCGTGGCAGTCATTGCGATTGGTTATGGTGATGGCTATCCGCGTCATGCTAAGCAAGGAACACCCATCTTGATTAACGGCAAGCGCTATCCTATTGTTGGCCGCGTCTCTATGGACCTAACCACCATTGATATTGGTAACGATGAAGTCAAGGTAGGTGATGAGGCGGAAATCTGGGGGAAATCGTTGGCAGTGGCCGACGTTGCAGAGAACGCCGAAACCATTGCCTACGAATTATTACTAAACTTAACGTCTCGGGTACTTATTCGCTATCACGATCCAGCGAATTAA
- a CDS encoding 5'-nucleotidase, whose product MKELPTRPLVIGVTSRSLFNLDDSHTIFERDGVEAFADYQIQHEEVPLSPGPAFALVQKFLNLIVDGSPLCEVVLLSRNSMDTGLRVFNSIDHHGLKITRAAFCGGNEPWPYARAFSCDLYLSTEAADVRRALEVGLAAAQLIGDHKVADSPEVRIAFDGDAVVFSDEAERVFHSDGLNAFQDSEVASAHVPLTAGPFKEFLSALHALQAHYPPNKSPIKTALVTARSAPSHERVVRTLREWGIRVDESVFLGGLPKSAFLAAFNADIFFDDQRVNVETVGSGVGAHVPSGIKNE is encoded by the coding sequence ATGAAGGAATTACCTACAAGACCGCTCGTGATTGGTGTTACTAGCCGAAGCCTTTTCAACCTCGATGATAGCCACACCATTTTTGAACGGGATGGGGTAGAAGCCTTCGCTGATTATCAGATTCAGCATGAGGAGGTTCCACTTTCACCCGGTCCTGCCTTTGCGCTAGTACAAAAATTTCTAAACTTGATCGTTGACGGGAGCCCTTTGTGTGAAGTGGTGCTGCTGTCAAGAAATTCCATGGATACCGGTCTTCGGGTGTTTAACTCAATAGATCATCACGGTTTAAAGATTACTCGTGCGGCATTTTGCGGGGGTAACGAGCCTTGGCCTTACGCTCGGGCTTTTTCCTGTGATCTCTATCTATCAACTGAAGCGGCTGACGTTCGGCGCGCGCTTGAGGTCGGCCTGGCCGCGGCGCAGTTGATTGGCGATCATAAAGTTGCCGACTCGCCCGAAGTACGCATTGCCTTTGATGGCGATGCTGTCGTGTTTTCCGATGAGGCTGAACGCGTCTTTCATAGTGATGGTTTGAACGCGTTTCAGGACTCCGAGGTTGCCTCAGCTCACGTACCTCTGACAGCGGGACCATTCAAGGAGTTTCTGTCGGCGCTACATGCGTTGCAGGCGCACTATCCACCTAACAAGTCCCCAATTAAGACGGCGCTGGTTACCGCGCGATCGGCACCGTCTCACGAGCGAGTGGTTCGTACCTTACGCGAGTGGGGCATTCGAGTGGACGAAAGCGTTTTCCTGGGCGGTTTGCCAAAATCCGCTTTTTTGGCCGCGTTCAACGCCGATATCTTTTTTGATGATCAACGTGTCAATGTTGAAACAGTGGGCAGTGGAGTGGGCGCTCATGTCCCCTCTGGTATTAAGAACGAATAA
- the cysB gene encoding HTH-type transcriptional regulator CysB has protein sequence MKLQQLRYIWEVAHHDLNVSATAQSLFTSQPGISKQIRMLEDELGVEIFSRSGKHLTRITPAGEAILLEVGEILSGTQRIKQLAEEFSDDRKGVLSIATTHTQARYALPGPIRAFINRYPNVTLNMNQGTPMQISEMAANGTVDFAIATEAIALFNDLVMMPCYRWNRCVLVPKDHPLAKVKRLTLEDVAASPIVTYVFGFTDRSKLDRAFKERGLDPKVVFTAADSDVIKTYVRLGLGIGIIAEMAVDEQDTDLVALDASHLFESSTTKIGFRRGIFLRKYMLEFIREFAPHLKPDLVMAASKAKSTAEIDDLFKDVRLPVF, from the coding sequence GTGAAGCTACAGCAACTGCGATATATCTGGGAAGTCGCCCATCATGACTTAAATGTCTCGGCCACCGCTCAAAGTCTCTTCACGTCTCAGCCCGGAATTTCAAAGCAAATCCGAATGCTTGAAGATGAATTAGGCGTAGAGATTTTTAGCCGCTCTGGCAAACACCTAACGCGAATCACTCCAGCGGGTGAAGCAATTTTACTTGAAGTTGGCGAGATACTAAGCGGCACCCAGCGTATCAAGCAATTGGCCGAAGAATTTTCCGATGACCGCAAAGGTGTCCTGTCTATTGCTACAACCCATACACAGGCTCGCTATGCCTTGCCTGGGCCCATCCGCGCGTTTATTAATCGTTATCCGAACGTAACCTTGAATATGAACCAGGGTACACCAATGCAGATCTCGGAAATGGCGGCCAACGGAACGGTCGATTTTGCTATTGCGACTGAAGCCATCGCGTTGTTCAATGATCTGGTAATGATGCCTTGCTACCGTTGGAACCGTTGCGTGCTAGTGCCAAAGGATCATCCGCTCGCTAAAGTGAAGCGTTTAACGCTCGAGGATGTGGCGGCGTCACCAATTGTGACTTATGTGTTTGGTTTCACAGACCGCTCCAAACTTGATCGTGCTTTCAAGGAGCGTGGCCTAGATCCCAAGGTGGTGTTCACAGCCGCTGACTCGGATGTCATCAAAACTTATGTTCGCCTTGGTTTGGGTATTGGCATTATTGCAGAGATGGCGGTGGATGAGCAGGATACGGATTTAGTGGCCTTGGATGCCAGTCACCTCTTCGAAAGTAGTACCACGAAAATTGGCTTCCGCCGCGGTATATTCTTAAGGAAGTATATGCTTGAGTTTATCCGGGAGTTTGCGCCACATCTAAAGCCAGACTTGGTCATGGCGGCAAGTAAGGCCAAAAGTACGGCGGAGATCGATGATCTCTTCAAGGATGTAAGGCTACCCGTTTTCTAA
- the pabB gene encoding aminodeoxychorismate synthase component I has product MSNLELPYFDDATDWFEILSPLGKPMLLDGANHSRANNDIITAGPSATLALWPERLELTQDDQLSCHSPAQFFELLRKLHQPESSQQDREARLFTRGLIGYIGYDVNQVLDAICPIGDKHNPTIPTAFVSRYDWAVVQCHGSHRAWLTVQDHKLHQQIMNLVQQYRERCDSAVEVLSDNVQPRTWTASTSLAEYQKAIAAIHGYINAGDCYQVNYTQRFSATYSESALAIYKRVKRSVQSPFNALIPVSDDQAVISVSPERLVQLKNSEITTQPIKGTMPRFDDPAADQAAKETLVNSEKDRAENLMIVDLLRNDIGRVAKPSSVKVSKLFDVEPYANVFHLVSTIKAQLDEQYDAVDLLEATLPGGSITGAPKIRAMEIIEELESTRRSAYCGTIFYLSSHGNLDSNVAIRTLVKDQDALHIWGGGGIVADSNANAEQAESRNKIRAFVSALGGELEHDQELENG; this is encoded by the coding sequence TTGAGTAACCTCGAGCTACCTTATTTTGACGATGCAACCGACTGGTTTGAGATTCTGTCTCCGCTAGGTAAACCGATGTTACTCGACGGCGCAAATCACTCGCGTGCCAACAATGACATTATCACTGCTGGGCCAAGTGCCACGCTAGCTTTATGGCCTGAGCGCTTAGAGCTCACCCAAGATGATCAGCTCAGCTGTCACAGTCCGGCACAGTTCTTTGAGCTACTCCGCAAGCTTCATCAGCCCGAAAGCTCACAGCAAGATCGCGAGGCGCGGCTATTCACTCGTGGGCTGATTGGTTATATTGGCTACGACGTCAACCAGGTGCTCGATGCCATTTGCCCAATTGGTGACAAGCATAACCCTACGATTCCAACTGCCTTTGTCTCTCGCTATGACTGGGCCGTAGTGCAATGCCATGGAAGTCATCGTGCCTGGCTAACGGTACAAGACCATAAACTTCACCAACAGATTATGAATTTGGTTCAGCAGTATCGCGAACGTTGCGATTCAGCAGTTGAAGTGCTTTCTGACAACGTTCAACCACGAACTTGGACTGCTTCAACCTCTCTCGCTGAATACCAAAAGGCGATAGCAGCGATTCATGGTTACATCAACGCGGGTGACTGTTATCAAGTGAACTACACCCAGCGCTTCTCAGCCACCTACAGTGAATCCGCACTAGCGATCTACAAACGCGTGAAACGTTCGGTGCAATCTCCCTTTAATGCACTGATTCCAGTTTCTGACGATCAAGCAGTGATTAGTGTTTCACCTGAACGACTAGTCCAATTGAAGAATAGCGAGATTACCACTCAACCCATAAAAGGTACGATGCCTCGCTTTGACGATCCTGCCGCCGATCAAGCCGCCAAGGAAACTTTGGTTAATTCCGAAAAGGATCGCGCGGAGAACCTAATGATCGTTGACCTATTGAGGAATGATATTGGTCGTGTTGCCAAGCCAAGTAGTGTCAAAGTAAGCAAACTTTTTGATGTGGAACCGTATGCTAACGTCTTCCACCTAGTCAGTACGATAAAAGCGCAGCTTGATGAGCAGTATGATGCCGTGGACTTGTTAGAAGCTACGTTGCCAGGCGGGAGTATCACCGGTGCGCCTAAGATTCGCGCCATGGAGATCATCGAGGAGTTGGAGTCTACTCGTCGCTCAGCTTACTGCGGGACAATTTTCTACCTTTCTAGTCACGGTAACTTAGATTCTAACGTCGCTATCCGTACGCTTGTTAAAGATCAAGACGCGCTTCATATCTGGGGCGGCGGAGGCATTGTTGCGGACTCCAACGCAAACGCCGAACAAGCCGAGTCCCGAAACAAGATTAGAGCCTTTGTTAGCGCCCTAGGTGGCGAGCTTGAGCACGACCAAGAGTTAGAAAACGGGTAG
- the ppsR gene encoding posphoenolpyruvate synthetase regulatory kinase/phosphorylase PpsR — MTTKRYAYFVSDGTGITAENVGRSLITQFPAIEFEELSLPYVDTPEKAYRAVAMINESKRGDERPIVVSTIISDEIRAIIQNADALMLDSFDAFLGPIEKELSALSNHEMGQTHNIANEQKYQSRMDAVHYSLDNDDGAQIKNYADADIILVGVSRCGKTPTCLYLALQYGIKAANYPITEDDADNFNLPRPLQAYRHKLFGLTIAPNRLAAIRHERRPNSRYSSLRQCADEVRMVEAIYRKHRIPSINTTHHSVEEISTRILAEVGIKRKML, encoded by the coding sequence ATGACTACAAAACGCTATGCATACTTTGTTTCGGATGGAACTGGCATCACGGCCGAAAACGTGGGGCGCAGTCTGATCACTCAGTTTCCAGCCATTGAATTCGAAGAACTCTCGCTCCCCTATGTTGATACGCCAGAGAAGGCCTATCGAGCGGTTGCGATGATTAACGAATCAAAGCGCGGTGACGAACGGCCAATCGTAGTTTCAACCATTATTAGTGACGAGATTCGGGCTATCATTCAAAACGCTGACGCGTTGATGCTAGATAGTTTTGATGCCTTTTTGGGGCCTATCGAGAAGGAACTTAGCGCGCTTTCAAATCATGAGATGGGGCAAACCCATAATATTGCCAACGAACAAAAATATCAGAGCAGAATGGACGCAGTCCATTATTCACTTGATAACGACGATGGCGCCCAAATTAAGAACTACGCCGATGCGGATATCATATTAGTTGGCGTCTCTCGCTGCGGTAAAACGCCGACTTGCCTGTATCTGGCCCTTCAATATGGAATCAAAGCCGCTAACTATCCCATCACTGAAGATGATGCCGATAATTTCAATCTACCCCGGCCTCTCCAAGCGTATAGACACAAACTGTTCGGTCTGACTATTGCGCCTAATCGCCTAGCGGCCATCCGTCATGAACGACGCCCTAATAGTCGCTACTCTAGTCTGCGGCAGTGTGCTGACGAAGTGCGGATGGTGGAAGCTATCTATCGCAAGCATCGTATACCTAGTATTAATACGACGCATCACTCGGTGGAGGAAATTTCCACCCGGATTCTGGCCGAAGTCGGGATCAAGCGGAAGATGCTTTAG
- the ppsA gene encoding phosphoenolpyruvate synthase, producing MADNVLWFNELNMSDVDRVGGKNASLGEMISNLANAGVNVPGGFATTASAYRSFLIDTGLKAKIDAALDALDVEDVNELARVGKQVREWVMEQKLPDSLEVDVRKAYDELAVNGVDAVVAVRSSATAEDLPDASFAGQQETFLNIQGFANVISAMREVFASLFNDRAIAYRVHKGFDHSEVALSAGIQRMVRSETGAAGVMFTMDTESGFNDVVFITSSYGLGETVVQGAVNPDEFFVHKQTLAAGRPAIIRRTLGSKMIKMVYGAAAETGRSVETVGVDIAEQQQFSLTNDEIESLAKQAMIIEQHYGRPMDIEWAKDGDDNGLYIVQARPETVKSRENINQLERYVIKEQGTIVAEGRSIGQRIGQGKVINITDLSQMDQVEQGDVLVTDMTDPDWEPVMKRASAIVTNRGGRTCHAAIIARELGIPAVVGCGDATKVLNTGDEVTVSCAEGDTGFIYSGLLQFDINRSDLAAMPELPFKIMMNVGNPDRAFDFQGLPNAGVGLARLEFIINRMIGVHPKALLNYELMAADVRELIDDRMAGYESPVEFYVQKLVEGMSTLAASFADQPVIVRMSDFKSNEYAHLIGGMDFEPVEENPMLGFRGASRYLAPSFRDCFDLECRALKIVREDMGFKNVQIMVPFVRTVSEAADVIGLLAENGLERGKDDLKVIMMCELPANALLADQFLAYFDGFSIGSNDLTQLTLGLDRDSGLVAQLFDERNDAVKALLSMAIKACKDQGKYVGICGQGPSDHIDFARWLMEQGIDSVSLNPDSVLETWLYLADKDA from the coding sequence GTGGCTGATAATGTGCTTTGGTTTAACGAATTGAATATGTCTGACGTTGATCGCGTGGGCGGCAAAAACGCCTCACTCGGTGAGATGATCAGCAATTTAGCTAACGCTGGTGTCAACGTCCCAGGTGGCTTTGCAACCACAGCAAGTGCATACCGAAGCTTCCTGATCGATACCGGTCTTAAGGCCAAGATCGACGCGGCACTCGACGCGCTAGACGTTGAAGATGTCAACGAGCTTGCGCGTGTCGGTAAACAAGTACGGGAATGGGTCATGGAGCAAAAGCTTCCTGACAGCTTAGAAGTGGATGTTCGTAAAGCCTATGACGAACTCGCTGTCAATGGTGTGGATGCGGTAGTAGCGGTACGTTCATCCGCCACAGCAGAAGATCTTCCCGACGCGAGCTTTGCCGGGCAGCAGGAGACTTTCCTCAATATTCAAGGTTTCGCTAATGTTATCTCAGCGATGCGCGAAGTCTTCGCCTCGCTTTTCAATGATCGTGCCATTGCCTACCGAGTTCACAAAGGCTTTGATCATTCTGAAGTGGCGCTATCGGCAGGCATTCAACGTATGGTTCGTAGTGAAACGGGTGCCGCAGGTGTCATGTTTACAATGGATACCGAGTCTGGCTTTAATGACGTAGTGTTCATTACCTCAAGTTACGGTCTGGGCGAAACCGTGGTTCAGGGTGCAGTAAACCCGGACGAGTTCTTCGTACACAAGCAAACCTTGGCGGCTGGGCGCCCGGCAATTATTCGCCGAACGCTTGGTTCCAAGATGATTAAGATGGTTTATGGCGCTGCAGCAGAAACTGGCCGTTCAGTTGAGACCGTAGGCGTCGATATTGCCGAACAGCAGCAATTTTCGTTGACCAATGATGAAATTGAATCGCTGGCCAAACAGGCGATGATCATTGAACAGCATTACGGCCGTCCTATGGACATTGAATGGGCCAAAGACGGTGATGATAATGGCTTGTACATTGTCCAAGCTCGCCCTGAGACGGTTAAATCTAGAGAGAATATCAACCAACTCGAGCGCTATGTGATCAAGGAGCAGGGCACTATTGTTGCTGAGGGTCGCTCAATTGGTCAGCGAATTGGCCAGGGTAAGGTTATTAACATCACTGATCTATCACAAATGGATCAAGTGGAGCAGGGCGACGTACTGGTCACTGATATGACGGACCCTGACTGGGAGCCCGTCATGAAGCGTGCTTCGGCGATTGTCACTAATCGTGGTGGACGAACTTGTCACGCCGCAATTATCGCGCGTGAGCTCGGCATCCCGGCTGTTGTTGGTTGTGGCGATGCAACCAAGGTCCTCAACACGGGTGATGAGGTTACCGTGTCCTGTGCTGAGGGCGATACCGGCTTCATCTATTCTGGCTTACTTCAGTTTGATATTAACCGCAGCGATTTGGCCGCGATGCCAGAGCTTCCTTTCAAGATCATGATGAACGTTGGTAATCCAGATCGCGCCTTTGACTTCCAAGGTCTTCCTAATGCTGGTGTTGGTCTGGCTCGCTTGGAATTCATTATCAATCGAATGATCGGTGTCCACCCTAAAGCTCTGTTGAACTACGAGCTTATGGCCGCCGACGTGCGCGAATTAATTGATGATCGTATGGCTGGCTATGAATCGCCGGTTGAATTTTACGTTCAAAAGCTTGTTGAAGGTATGAGTACCCTGGCGGCATCGTTCGCTGATCAGCCAGTTATCGTTCGTATGTCAGATTTTAAGTCTAATGAATATGCTCACCTAATTGGTGGTATGGACTTCGAACCTGTTGAAGAAAACCCGATGCTTGGCTTCCGTGGCGCTAGCCGCTACTTGGCGCCGAGTTTCCGCGACTGCTTCGATCTAGAGTGCCGAGCTCTTAAGATTGTTCGCGAAGATATGGGTTTCAAGAATGTACAGATTATGGTGCCGTTTGTTCGTACCGTCAGTGAAGCGGCCGACGTGATTGGCCTGCTGGCTGAGAATGGTCTGGAGCGTGGGAAAGACGATCTGAAAGTCATCATGATGTGTGAGTTACCCGCTAACGCGTTGTTAGCCGATCAGTTCCTGGCGTACTTCGATGGCTTCTCTATAGGTTCAAATGACCTCACGCAGTTGACGCTTGGTTTAGATCGCGATTCAGGTTTAGTCGCGCAACTGTTCGATGAGCGTAATGATGCCGTTAAAGCGCTCCTAAGCATGGCGATTAAAGCCTGTAAGGATCAAGGTAAGTACGTTGGTATCTGCGGGCAGGGGCCAAGTGATCACATTGATTTCGCGCGTTGGTTAATGGAGCAGGGTATTGATTCGGTTTCTTTGAATCCCGATTCCGTCCTTGAAACATGGCTTTATCTCGCAGACAAAGACGCCTAG
- a CDS encoding LysR family transcriptional regulator: MNISRVDLNLLVYFDVLLEEKNVTRAGAVLGITQPAMSNGLRRLRELFDDPLLVRTTEGMTPTEKALSIQPRVRHILTEIEQVLQPTEGFEPEFSSRMFRIIVGDYAESTLIPEVLKRLRREAPNVVLDLLTPSDASISDLEQGKVDLAINRFDELPQSFHSVVVWRDSFSCLMSANNPLSENLNLDSYLDAQHIWVSKTGVGRGTGINVENYNKLGWVDRAVEKARPGSRRKIAIFTRHYQMPGVLIARDDLVATLPTRVAKRHHNDGSFFVSEPPFSIPPIELNMAWSPLLQHNPAHRWLRRLIMDVASTL; the protein is encoded by the coding sequence ATGAATATTTCTCGTGTCGACCTCAATCTTCTGGTGTATTTCGATGTATTGCTGGAGGAGAAGAACGTCACTCGTGCTGGGGCGGTGTTAGGCATAACCCAGCCTGCGATGAGTAACGGTTTACGTAGGTTGCGCGAGTTATTCGATGATCCGTTGCTGGTCCGCACTACTGAGGGCATGACACCCACGGAAAAAGCACTCTCTATTCAACCGCGTGTCCGCCACATTCTTACCGAAATAGAACAGGTACTTCAGCCTACTGAAGGTTTTGAGCCCGAATTTTCTAGCCGAATGTTTCGAATCATCGTGGGCGACTACGCTGAGTCTACACTCATTCCCGAGGTATTGAAGCGACTTCGCCGCGAGGCTCCGAACGTGGTGCTTGACCTACTCACACCAAGTGACGCCTCAATCAGTGACTTGGAGCAGGGCAAAGTTGATTTGGCCATTAATCGTTTTGACGAATTACCGCAGAGCTTCCATTCTGTGGTTGTCTGGCGTGATAGTTTTTCCTGCTTAATGAGTGCTAATAATCCTTTGTCGGAAAACCTCAATTTGGACAGCTATCTTGACGCCCAGCATATTTGGGTAAGTAAGACAGGTGTTGGTAGGGGTACGGGTATCAATGTTGAGAATTACAACAAGTTGGGTTGGGTAGATAGAGCCGTTGAGAAGGCGCGACCGGGTAGTCGGCGTAAGATTGCCATTTTCACTCGTCATTATCAGATGCCAGGAGTGCTAATAGCCCGTGATGATTTAGTGGCTACACTGCCAACGCGCGTTGCGAAACGTCACCACAATGATGGTAGTTTCTTTGTCTCTGAGCCACCGTTTTCCATTCCACCCATTGAACTGAACATGGCATGGTCACCGTTACTACAACATAATCCTGCCCACCGTTGGCTTCGTAGATTGATTATGGATGTCGCGAGTACCCTTTAG
- a CDS encoding GNAT family N-acetyltransferase yields MSDIRVVRAMWPEDEAKLHAIRHQVFVKEQGVDERIEWDGQDAKCVHVLAYHHNELVGTGRLMPNGKIGRMAVLKASRGLGIGALLLKALVEVGHHAGFLSLYLHAQAQAAGFYAKLGFNVDGESYQEAGIEHVTMRLSLPPRDSAITPSAFASNRLTIIQCARREIYVFEPDFSLIVSELADMMSAMTTLLRNNPRSEIFVLSLNSTALIERCPEFFTWLQRLNSRVHYRVATEADASELGAMWLSTGFAVQGKHSKGLAMAPAASPALETQLQAYKRVWQRSETDKRFRRLMI; encoded by the coding sequence ATGAGTGATATTCGTGTGGTTCGCGCCATGTGGCCCGAGGACGAAGCCAAGCTCCACGCTATTCGGCATCAAGTCTTTGTTAAGGAACAGGGTGTAGACGAAAGGATTGAATGGGACGGCCAAGATGCGAAGTGTGTTCATGTTTTGGCATACCACCATAATGAATTGGTTGGAACAGGTCGTCTTATGCCGAACGGAAAGATTGGCAGAATGGCGGTGCTTAAGGCATCGCGAGGACTTGGTATAGGCGCCCTCCTCCTTAAAGCGCTGGTGGAGGTTGGCCACCACGCTGGCTTCCTTTCTCTTTACCTCCACGCGCAAGCTCAAGCTGCCGGTTTTTATGCCAAATTGGGCTTTAACGTTGACGGAGAAAGCTATCAAGAGGCGGGGATAGAGCACGTTACTATGAGGCTATCACTTCCCCCCAGGGATAGCGCCATTACGCCCTCAGCCTTCGCTAGCAACCGTTTAACCATTATTCAGTGCGCCCGACGTGAAATATACGTCTTTGAGCCTGACTTTAGCCTTATAGTAAGTGAATTGGCGGACATGATGTCAGCCATGACGACGTTACTACGAAACAACCCTCGTAGCGAAATCTTCGTACTCTCGCTAAACTCGACAGCTTTGATTGAAAGGTGTCCGGAGTTTTTCACCTGGCTGCAACGTCTTAACTCGCGTGTACACTACCGGGTAGCCACCGAAGCGGACGCAAGTGAACTTGGCGCCATGTGGCTGAGCACTGGATTCGCGGTGCAGGGTAAACACAGCAAGGGTCTGGCTATGGCACCTGCAGCTTCACCGGCGCTTGAAACTCAACTACAGGCTTACAAACGGGTCTGGCAGCGAAGTGAAACCGACAAACGTTTTCGTAGGTTAATGATCTAA